One window from the genome of Opisthocomus hoazin isolate bOpiHoa1 chromosome 11, bOpiHoa1.hap1, whole genome shotgun sequence encodes:
- the OXTR gene encoding oxytocin receptor gives MEKLYLAGSSVWATNGSAGNGSLRPENRSCGGNSTADPLKRNEEMAKVEVTVLCLILFLALTGNLCVLLAIHTTRQKHSRMYFFMKHLSIADLVVAIFQVLPQLIWDITFRFYGPDFLCRLIKYLQVVGMFASTYMLLLMSLDRCLAICQPLRSLHRRADRVSVLLTWLLCLLVSIPQIHIFSLRDVGNGVYDCWADFIQPWGPKAYVTWITLMVYIIPVLMLSICYGLISFKIWQNVKLKTAHGPNVGLSSSSCSGTAFARVSSTALISKAKIRTVKMTFIIVVAFIVCWTPFFFVQMWSVWDTNAPQEASPFIIAMLLASLNSCCNPWIYMLYTGHLFHDLVRRFLCCSTRYLKSRPACDLSVSKKSNSSSFVLSCKSTSQRSFTQPPAT, from the exons ATGGAGAAGTTGTACTTGGCGGGGAGCAGCGTGTGGGCGACCAACGGCTCGGCGGGGAACGGCAGCCTCCGCCCGGAGAACCGGAGCTGCGGGGGGAACAGCACCGCCGACCCGCTGAAGAGGAACGAGGAGATGGCCAAGGTGGAGGTGACCGTGCTCTGCCTCATCCTCTTCCTCGCCCTGACCGGCAACCTGTGCGTGCTGCTGGCCATCCACACCACCCGGCAGAAGCACTCCCGCATGTACTTCTTCATGAAGCACCTGAGCATCGCCGACCTGGTTGTGGCCATCTTCCAGGTGCTGCCCCAGCTCATCTGGGACATCACCTTCAGGTTTTACGGGCCGGATTTCCTTTGCCGGCTGATCAAGTACTTGCAGGTGGTGGGGATGTTTGCTTCCACCTACATGCTCCTGCTGATGTCCCTGGACCGGTGCTTGGCCATCTGTCAGCCGCTGAGGTCTCTGCACAGGAGAGCGGACCGGGTCTCTGTCCtcctcacctggctgctgtgcctgctggtcAGCATCCCTCAGATCCACATATTTTCTCTGAGGGATGTGGGGAACGGAGTTTACGACTGCTGGGCAGACTTCATCCAGCCCTGGGGACCTAAAGCCTATGTCACCTGGATAACCCTCATGGtctacatcatccccgtgttgaTGCTGAGCATCTGCTATGGCTTAATCAGCTTCAAAATCTGGCAGAACGTGAAGCTTAAGACGGCTCACGGTCCCAACGTGGGtctgagctccagctcctgcagtGGGACGGCGTTTGCCAGGGTCAGCAGCACCGCGCTCATCTCCAAAGCCAAGATCCGGACCGTCAAGATGACCTTCATCATAGTCGTAGCTTTCATAGTCTGCTGGACTCCTTTCTTCTTTGTGCAGATGTGGTCTGTGTGGGACACGAACGCTCCGCAGGAAG CCTCCCCCTTCATCATCGCCATGCTCCTGGCCAGCCTCAACAGCTGCTGCAACCCCTGGATCTACATGCTGTACACGGGGCACCTCTTCCACGACCTGGTGCGGCgcttcctctgctgctccacGCGCTACCTGAAGTCCCGGCCGGCGTGCGACCTGAGCGTCAGCAAGAAGAGCAACTCCTCCTCCTTCGTCCTCAGCTGCAAGAGCACGAGCCAGCGGAGCTTCACGCAGCCGCCCGCGACGTGA